One Carassius auratus strain Wakin chromosome 16, ASM336829v1, whole genome shotgun sequence genomic window carries:
- the LOC113116331 gene encoding histone-lysine N-methyltransferase ASH1L-like isoform X2 has product MDKTSQKTTPRLEKEEQNERTEDRKRMRKTKGAEPEASSKSITSEVKLQQQPSPRELTDTKSDQSDGNLRMKIGVGAKRTKKPPKSLENFICRPTIRISQRLAHGDGHSSCGGEVSNSEIRVAKQSHSEIQKKDRNDCISPKASTRLSVPLSKTSRKDYSTPVIRASKKAPSKHLKKTDSKSLLTSDGPPYAVQPQTDSKVPLSDRTTSSTLQKQTYSPPAAPSPPSLLQQDSSPQDSSQVLNAQKEKGEDLTTGEAMTSSLSSHGSNDMNAQTSLQSSSNTENDSESTSLPLSCSENFVKQAPCPAKKTRIRESNVYKVLNAKEKEDGDSACSKNTSNTITNSRSKENGLLHQQSPSIKRPLLLTASDKPAESATPENSTCMPELLDSRGRNKKYTESEVIDDTRKMTVEPTQAVAVQPKDGSRVGHIIDKNKKRSRHSANQDEDVQCSSQPPGCADSQFNSSVPSDVPPSHPKPNIMSQKKQKAVQITKMENLGKEMELLKTANVSSTACKKVPRKLNLKKIPSINSSKALSTQQGKSRQVGQPSNSIEMPNSSPISETFSFEPRPKKRGRPKMARLEETLQESKSQMSPTKFPILEHANIPDPENGLKLPKPAPKTLVQPKCSTSVKKKRSKLLDSASGKRGAEGKLRPSLSKARDAQISRKRNRLIMKTVITNINRMRVKKKDKVLTQFLSGQKQSNRSDFSQKDNEGDADCSVSDGAHSLSSLVTSFGGKLGPQINISKRGTIYIGKRRGRKPKAQTETSGQDSEQVLGQKSQQVLTESSNKLNSWSTSGEHSHTFDGQSPLCSSPYSFKHLESPSPTLSSFRRKFHLGNCEYDQLSAPKVTSSQKVKAVHKEKSKPPSSSQSAPHPSAKSQLGSVRIQDRRTTHLGRSVLMEQERLKYKCHRKGHNCFSHDKVKGHTHKCKKKYLQLRAKRQDPAFQAEIEELVVRLSEIRIVHHISSRGCGDEAKSGRKSGKGKAHPHVLQCLPQNLHHPTMFQINFSGYYSPQSEFSRDSLHYVGMADFKRNNGCPSQAGEHIVTHCPVVHKLGFPMSGGGCYHPPYKMPLSTTSLGFGLYRGYPPSATIYPSSPFLPSYVHPYSKNPILSPSKFHKKKHKFLRRDSLLFGGKPQGAYANVTSHSPSDWFSRNSWQREDSRDQASEKRFVDDWLREREGKESLLGQSNLRKDHFRRGTASNSPCSSSTPSKQADKHKTSPLSYIGPAHLRPVSKLRWAEHQQPWRWRESTQVEPGNRVLNKGAGSGYQEDDDEGDEDLSSPPLGDRAIHHHSFLRNPNLASSAYSQMTAQRRIGEVQSASRNLMRPGSSLMTNCSAGGIRTSESFQPGGTLFSEHFSASPPLNERQERGGREKRPNISKTHFQTNDTRPFSSCNTSKVSLSHLYNSKNMTVTKSKLKHVRKPLKKKTPKGQEVTGSEVKRRGRGRPRKNPAPCFSPPFPATPLRHEAGESPWKRKKGERDDYTVLSAIESMAQHEKKKRRKERDETRSSEAQVDEDEDTGPSQEPSQLHVNTSSPSQDPSVSVISQSEKRSDVEAEKKYEWAGLYSDVYKSENPTSLFSPVHTDCLDYDPEEHEHGLLPAPIHVGKYLRLKRIDFQLPYDIYRLCAKQKHPKKSRKTPRKIAPSNGSVDVMSRTQTEDSSRKHQKLSVPHDCVSDSPNRNASPRPNTEEIGKEISETDNENNLPNQPDPPKQQEKGNDAENIPSPLLMMPLSCEERSFVLEHGIFLVRNYEKMRDRQSLLLREEVTEREEENKDDGGNSQKGDLEDTSTKPVPDSLEPTV; this is encoded by the exons ATGGATAAGACAAGTCAAAAGACAACACCTAGACTGGAGAAAGAAGAACAAAATGAGAGGACAGAAGACAGGAAGAGGATGAGAAAAACCAAAGGGGCTGAACCAGAAGCTTCCTCAAAGAGTATTACCAGTGAAGTTAAGCTGCAGCAGCAGCCTAGTCCGAGGGAGTTAACAGATACAAAGTCTGACCAGTCAGATGGAAATTTGAGAATGAAAATAGGGGTTGGAGCAAAACGGACAAAGAAGCCCCCAAAGAGCCTTGAGAACTTCATATGCAGGCCCACAATCAGAATCTCTCAGAGGCTTGCACATGGAGATGGCCATAGTTCATGTGGAGGTGAAGTCTCCAATTCTGAGATCAGAGTAGCCAAGCAATCACATTCTGAGATTCAGAAAAAAGATCGGAACGATTGCATCTCTCCAAAAGCATCCACAAGGCTGAGTGTCCCACTTTCCAAAACATCCAGAAAAGATTACTCTACACCAGTCATTAGAGCCTCTAAAAAG GCTCCATCAAAGCACTTGAAGAAGACTGACTCAAAGTCATTATTAACATCAGATGGACCTCCGTATGCAGTTCAACCACAGACAGATAGCAAAGTACCACTTTCAGATAGGACTACCTCCTCTACCTTGCAGAAGCAGACGTATTCACCTCCAGCTGCCCCTTCTCCACCTTCCTTATTACAACAGGACTCCAGTCCACAAGACAGCTCCCAAGTTTTAAATGCTCAAAAAGAAAAGGGTGAAGATCTCACAACTGGAGAAGCAATGACCTCCTCCCTCAGTTCACATGGTTCAAATGATATGAATGCTCAGACATCTCTGCAGTCCTCTTCCAATACTGAAAATGACAGTGAAAGTACATCACTTCCATTATCATGTAGTGAAAATTTTGTAAAGCAAGCTCCCTGCCCTGCAAAAAAAACTAGAATCAGGGAAAGTAATGTTTACAAGGTTTTAAATGCTAAAGAGAAAGAAGATGGTGATTCTGCATGTTCCAAAAACACTAGTAACACCATAACTAACAGTAGGAGTAAGGAAAATGGTTTATTGCATCAGCAAAGTCCCTCTATCAAGAGACCATTGCTCCTTACTGCTTCAGATAAACCTGCCGAATCAGCAACTCCCGAGAACAGCACTTGTATGCCAGAGTTACTGGACAGCAGAGGAAGAAATAAGAAGTATACTGAAAGTGAAGTTATAGATGACACCAGAAAGATGACTGTGGAACCAACTCAAGCTGTTGCTGTCCAGCCAAAAGATGGCAGCAGGGTGGGACATATCATTGACAAGAATAAGAAGAGATCTAGGCATAGTGCAAACCAGGACGAAGATGTGCAGTGTTCCTCTCAACCCCCTGGGTGTGCAGATTCTCAGTTTAACAGTTCCGTTCCAAGTGATGTGCCACCTTCACATCCCAAACCAAACATCATGTCACAGAAGAAACAAAAAGCTGTTCAAATAACTAAGATGGAAAATCTGGGCAAGGAGATGGAATTGTTGAAGACTGCTAATGTTAGTTCCACTGCCTGTAAAAAGGTTCCACgaaaattaaaccttaaaaaaattccTTCCATTAATTCATCAAAGGCATTGTCAACACAGCAGGGTAAATCAAGACAAGTTGGACAACCTTCTAATTCTATAGAAATGCCAAATTCATCACCTATATCAGAAACCTTTTCCTTTGAGCCCCGTCCTAAGAAAAGGGGTCGTCCAAAAATGGCCAGGTTGGAAGAGACTCTTCAGGAAAGTAAGTCTCAAATGTCCCCTACTAAGTTTCCTATACTTGAACATGCAAATATCCCTGATCCAGAGAATGGCCTGAAACTGCCAAAGCCAGCTCCCAAAACACTAGTTCAACCCAAATGTTCCACCTCTGTCAAGAAAAAGAGATCTAAATTACTAGACTCAGCATCAGGGAAGAGGGGTGCTGAAGGAAAACTCAGACCCTCCTTGTCTAAAGCTAGAGATGCTCAGATCAGCCGCAAACGAAACAGGTTGATAATGAAGACAGTAATCACAAATATTAATAGGATGAGAGTGAAGAAGAAGGATAAGGTACTCACACAGTTCCTTTCAGGGCAAAAACAAAGTAACAGATCAGATTTTTCTCAGAAAGACAATGAAGGTGATGCCGATTGTTCAGTTTCAGATGgagcacactctttatcctcgcTTGTTACCTCTTTTGGGGGAAAACTTGGTCCACAAATAAATATCAGCAAACGTGGAACTATCTACATAGGAAAAAGGAGAGGTCGTAAACCTAAAGCTCAAACAGAAACTTCTGGTCAAGACTCTGAACAAGTTTTGGGTCAAAAGTCTCAGCAAGTCTTGACAGAGTCTTCTAATAAGTTGAACTCTTGGTCCACCTCTGGTGAACATAGTCATACATTCGATGGCCAGTCTCCTTTGTGTAGCTCTCCCTATTCATTTAAGCATCTTGAGTCCCCTTCACCCACTCTTAGTTCTTTCCGAAGAAAGTTTCATCTTGGCAACTGTGAATATGATCAACTTTCTGCTCCTAAGGTAACCAGTTCCCAAAAGGTAAAAGCAGTGCACAAAGAGAAATCAAAACCTCCTTCCTCCTCGCAATCTGCACCACACCCTTCTGCCAAATCTCAATTAGGCTCTGTAAGGATTCAAGATCGCAGAACTACACACCTTGGGCGATCAGTATTGATGGAGCAAGAAAGACTCAAATACAAGTGCCATAGAAAAGGTCACAATTGCTTCAGCCATGATAAGGTTAAAGGACATACACACAAATGTAAGAAGAAGTATCTTCAACTCAGGGCTAAAAGGCAAGACCCTGCCTTCCAGGCTGAGATTGAGGAGTTAGTGGTCAGACTTAGTGAGATTCGTATTGTGCATCATATTTCATCACGAGGGTGTGGCGATGAAGCAAAATCTGGCAGGAAGAGTGGGAAAGGGAAAGCTCATCCTCACGTTCTTCAGTGTCTACCACAAAACCTTCATCATCCCACCATGTTTCAAATCAACTTCAGTGGTTACTACTCCCCTCAGTCAGAATTTTCTCGTGACTCTCTGCATTATGTCGGAATGGCAGATTTTAAGAGGAACAATGGGTGTCCCTCTCAAGCCGGTGAACATATTGTCACACATTGCCCAGTAGTGCACAAACTTGGCTTCCCAATGTCAGGAGGCGGTTGTTACCATCCACCATACAAAATGCCACTCTCTACCACTTCACTTGGTTTTGGACTTTATAGGGGATACCCTCCATCTGCAACTATATACCCTTCGTCACCCTTTCTACCCTCTTATGTGCACCCCTACTCTAAAAATCCCATTTTAAGTCCATCAAAGTTCCATAAAAAGAAGCACAAGTTTCTGAGACGTGACTCTCTGCTTTTTGGCGGGAAGCCACAGGGGGCATATGCTAATGTAACATCTCATTCCCCTAGTGACTGGTTCAGTAGAAATAGCTGGCAAAGAGAAGACAGCAGAGATCAGGCTAGTGAGAAACGGTTTGTGGATGATTGGCttagagaaagagaaggaaaagagAGTTTACTAGGACAAAGTAATCTCAGAAAAGACCATTTCAGAAGGGGCACGGCCTCAAATTCTCCCTGTTCTTCCTCAACACCCTCAAAACAAGCAGACAAACACAAAACCTCACCACTTTCATATATAGGACCTGCACATCTGAGACCGGTATCAAAACTTAGGTGGGCAGAGCATCAGCAGCCAtggaggtggagagagagcaCTCAGGTAGAGCCGGGGAACAGGGTTTTAAACAAAGGAGCTGGGTCGGGGTAccaggaggatgatgatgaaggtgaCGAAGACCTATCATCACCTCCCCTAGGAGACAGAGCCATCCACCATCATTCTTTCCTGAGGAACCCCAATCTTGCTAGTAGCGCGTACAGTCAAATGACAGCTCAAAGGAGGATTGGTGAAGTTCAGTCTGCTTCAAGGAACTTAATGAGACCTGGAAGCTCATTGATGACCAATTGCTCAGCTGGAGGCATAAGGACATCAG AGAGCTTCCAGCCTGGCGGCACACTCTTCTCCGAGCACTTCTCTGCCAGTCCCCCTCTTAATGAACGTCAagagagaggaggaagagagaaaAGACCCAACATCAGCAAAACACACTTTCAGACCAACGATACCAGGCCTTTTTCCTCATGTAACACCTCCAAAGTCAGCCTCTCTCATTtatataattctaaaaatatGACGGTAACCAAAAGTAAACTGAAACATGTCAGAAAGCCTCTGAAGAAGAAGACTCCCAAAGGTCAAGAGGTCACAGGAAGTGAGGTGAAGAGAAGAGGACGAGGTCGACCAAGAAAAAACCCTGCACCGTGCTTTTCTCCACCTTTCCCTGCTACACCTTTACGTCATGAAGCCGGAGAGTCTCCTTGGAAACGTAAAAAAGGTGAAAGAGATGACTACACAGTACTCAGTGCGATTGAGTCCATGGCTCAacatgagaaaaagaaaagaaggaaagaaagagatgAAACGAGGAGCAGTGAAGCACAGGTAGATGAAGACGAAGACACAGGTCCGAGCCAAGAGCCGTCACAGTTGCACGTCAACACATCCTCACCTTCCCAGGATCCATCAGTGTCTGTAATCAGCCAGTCAGAGAAGAGGTCTGATGTGGAAGCTGAAAAGAAATATGAGTGGGCGGGGCTTTACTCTGATGTGTATAAAAGCGAGAA CCCCACGAGTCTGTTTTCTCCAGTACACACAGACTGCCTTGACTATGATCCTGAAGAACATGAGCACGGTCTACTTCCTGCACCTATACACGTAG ggaAGTATCTGAGGCTGAAACGGATTGACTTTCAGTTGCCCTATGACATATATCGACTCTGTGCAAAGCAAAAG CATCCTAAAAAGTCACGAAAGACCCCACGAAAGATTGCCCCATCCA ATGGATCTGTTGATGTAATGTCTCGCACTCAGACCGAAGACAGTTCCCGTAAACATCAGAAGCTGAGTGTGCCTCATGACTGCGTTTCTGACAGCCCTAATAG GAATGCCAGCCCTAGACCTAATACAGAAGAGATCGGAAAAGAAATTAGTGAAACAGACAATGAAAATAATCTTCCCAATCAACCTGACCCTCCCAAACAGCAA GAGAAaggcaatgatgctgaaaatatccCCTCCCCTCTCCTGATGATGCCCTTGTCTTGTGAGGAGAG GAGCTTCGTCCTGGAACATGGCATTTTTCTGGTGAGAAACTATGAGAAGATGAGAGACAGACAGTCATTGCTCCTGAGGGAGGAGGTGACAGAGCGAGAGGAAGAAAACAAAGACGATGGAGGGAACAGCCAGAAAGGGGATCTCGAAGACACCAGCACTAA ACCAGTGCCTGACTCACTCGAGCCCACAGTCTGA
- the LOC113116331 gene encoding histone-lysine N-methyltransferase ASH1L-like isoform X4 translates to MDKTSQKTTPRLEKEEQNERTEDRKRMRKTKGAEPEASSKSITSEVKLQQQPSPRELTDTKSDQSDGNLRMKIGVGAKRTKKPPKSLENFICRPTIRISQRLAHGDGHSSCGGEVSNSEIRVAKQSHSEIQKKDRNDCISPKASTRLSVPLSKTSRKDYSTPVIRASKKAPSKHLKKTDSKSLLTSDGPPYAVQPQTDSKVPLSDRTTSSTLQKQTYSPPAAPSPPSLLQQDSSPQDSSQVLNAQKEKGEDLTTGEAMTSSLSSHGSNDMNAQTSLQSSSNTENDSESTSLPLSCSENFVKQAPCPAKKTRIRESNVYKVLNAKEKEDGDSACSKNTSNTITNSRSKENGLLHQQSPSIKRPLLLTASDKPAESATPENSTCMPELLDSRGRNKKYTESEVIDDTRKMTVEPTQAVAVQPKDGSRVGHIIDKNKKRSRHSANQDEDVQCSSQPPGCADSQFNSSVPSDVPPSHPKPNIMSQKKQKAVQITKMENLGKEMELLKTANVSSTACKKVPRKLNLKKIPSINSSKALSTQQGKSRQVGQPSNSIEMPNSSPISETFSFEPRPKKRGRPKMARLEETLQESKSQMSPTKFPILEHANIPDPENGLKLPKPAPKTLVQPKCSTSVKKKRSKLLDSASGKRGAEGKLRPSLSKARDAQISRKRNRLIMKTVITNINRMRVKKKDKVLTQFLSGQKQSNRSDFSQKDNEGDADCSVSDGAHSLSSLVTSFGGKLGPQINISKRGTIYIGKRRGRKPKAQTETSGQDSEQVLGQKSQQVLTESSNKLNSWSTSGEHSHTFDGQSPLCSSPYSFKHLESPSPTLSSFRRKFHLGNCEYDQLSAPKVTSSQKVKAVHKEKSKPPSSSQSAPHPSAKSQLGSVRIQDRRTTHLGRSVLMEQERLKYKCHRKGHNCFSHDKVKGHTHKCKKKYLQLRAKRQDPAFQAEIEELVVRLSEIRIVHHISSRGCGDEAKSGRKSGKGKAHPHVLQCLPQNLHHPTMFQINFSGYYSPQSEFSRDSLHYVGMADFKRNNGCPSQAGEHIVTHCPVVHKLGFPMSGGGCYHPPYKMPLSTTSLGFGLYRGYPPSATIYPSSPFLPSYVHPYSKNPILSPSKFHKKKHKFLRRDSLLFGGKPQGAYANVTSHSPSDWFSRNSWQREDSRDQASEKRFVDDWLREREGKESLLGQSNLRKDHFRRGTASNSPCSSSTPSKQADKHKTSPLSYIGPAHLRPVSKLRWAEHQQPWRWRESTQVEPGNRVLNKGAGSGYQEDDDEGDEDLSSPPLGDRAIHHHSFLRNPNLASSAYSQMTAQRRIGEVQSASRNLMRPGSSLMTNCSAGGIRTSESFQPGGTLFSEHFSASPPLNERQERGGREKRPNISKTHFQTNDTRPFSSCNTSKVSLSHLYNSKNMTVTKSKLKHVRKPLKKKTPKGQEVTGSEVKRRGRGRPRKNPAPCFSPPFPATPLRHEAGESPWKRKKGERDDYTVLSAIESMAQHEKKKRRKERDETRSSEAQVDEDEDTGPSQEPSQLHVNTSSPSQDPSVSVISQSEKRSDVEAEKKYEWAGLYSDVYKSENPTSLFSPVHTDCLDYDPEEHEHGLLPAPIHGSI, encoded by the exons ATGGATAAGACAAGTCAAAAGACAACACCTAGACTGGAGAAAGAAGAACAAAATGAGAGGACAGAAGACAGGAAGAGGATGAGAAAAACCAAAGGGGCTGAACCAGAAGCTTCCTCAAAGAGTATTACCAGTGAAGTTAAGCTGCAGCAGCAGCCTAGTCCGAGGGAGTTAACAGATACAAAGTCTGACCAGTCAGATGGAAATTTGAGAATGAAAATAGGGGTTGGAGCAAAACGGACAAAGAAGCCCCCAAAGAGCCTTGAGAACTTCATATGCAGGCCCACAATCAGAATCTCTCAGAGGCTTGCACATGGAGATGGCCATAGTTCATGTGGAGGTGAAGTCTCCAATTCTGAGATCAGAGTAGCCAAGCAATCACATTCTGAGATTCAGAAAAAAGATCGGAACGATTGCATCTCTCCAAAAGCATCCACAAGGCTGAGTGTCCCACTTTCCAAAACATCCAGAAAAGATTACTCTACACCAGTCATTAGAGCCTCTAAAAAG GCTCCATCAAAGCACTTGAAGAAGACTGACTCAAAGTCATTATTAACATCAGATGGACCTCCGTATGCAGTTCAACCACAGACAGATAGCAAAGTACCACTTTCAGATAGGACTACCTCCTCTACCTTGCAGAAGCAGACGTATTCACCTCCAGCTGCCCCTTCTCCACCTTCCTTATTACAACAGGACTCCAGTCCACAAGACAGCTCCCAAGTTTTAAATGCTCAAAAAGAAAAGGGTGAAGATCTCACAACTGGAGAAGCAATGACCTCCTCCCTCAGTTCACATGGTTCAAATGATATGAATGCTCAGACATCTCTGCAGTCCTCTTCCAATACTGAAAATGACAGTGAAAGTACATCACTTCCATTATCATGTAGTGAAAATTTTGTAAAGCAAGCTCCCTGCCCTGCAAAAAAAACTAGAATCAGGGAAAGTAATGTTTACAAGGTTTTAAATGCTAAAGAGAAAGAAGATGGTGATTCTGCATGTTCCAAAAACACTAGTAACACCATAACTAACAGTAGGAGTAAGGAAAATGGTTTATTGCATCAGCAAAGTCCCTCTATCAAGAGACCATTGCTCCTTACTGCTTCAGATAAACCTGCCGAATCAGCAACTCCCGAGAACAGCACTTGTATGCCAGAGTTACTGGACAGCAGAGGAAGAAATAAGAAGTATACTGAAAGTGAAGTTATAGATGACACCAGAAAGATGACTGTGGAACCAACTCAAGCTGTTGCTGTCCAGCCAAAAGATGGCAGCAGGGTGGGACATATCATTGACAAGAATAAGAAGAGATCTAGGCATAGTGCAAACCAGGACGAAGATGTGCAGTGTTCCTCTCAACCCCCTGGGTGTGCAGATTCTCAGTTTAACAGTTCCGTTCCAAGTGATGTGCCACCTTCACATCCCAAACCAAACATCATGTCACAGAAGAAACAAAAAGCTGTTCAAATAACTAAGATGGAAAATCTGGGCAAGGAGATGGAATTGTTGAAGACTGCTAATGTTAGTTCCACTGCCTGTAAAAAGGTTCCACgaaaattaaaccttaaaaaaattccTTCCATTAATTCATCAAAGGCATTGTCAACACAGCAGGGTAAATCAAGACAAGTTGGACAACCTTCTAATTCTATAGAAATGCCAAATTCATCACCTATATCAGAAACCTTTTCCTTTGAGCCCCGTCCTAAGAAAAGGGGTCGTCCAAAAATGGCCAGGTTGGAAGAGACTCTTCAGGAAAGTAAGTCTCAAATGTCCCCTACTAAGTTTCCTATACTTGAACATGCAAATATCCCTGATCCAGAGAATGGCCTGAAACTGCCAAAGCCAGCTCCCAAAACACTAGTTCAACCCAAATGTTCCACCTCTGTCAAGAAAAAGAGATCTAAATTACTAGACTCAGCATCAGGGAAGAGGGGTGCTGAAGGAAAACTCAGACCCTCCTTGTCTAAAGCTAGAGATGCTCAGATCAGCCGCAAACGAAACAGGTTGATAATGAAGACAGTAATCACAAATATTAATAGGATGAGAGTGAAGAAGAAGGATAAGGTACTCACACAGTTCCTTTCAGGGCAAAAACAAAGTAACAGATCAGATTTTTCTCAGAAAGACAATGAAGGTGATGCCGATTGTTCAGTTTCAGATGgagcacactctttatcctcgcTTGTTACCTCTTTTGGGGGAAAACTTGGTCCACAAATAAATATCAGCAAACGTGGAACTATCTACATAGGAAAAAGGAGAGGTCGTAAACCTAAAGCTCAAACAGAAACTTCTGGTCAAGACTCTGAACAAGTTTTGGGTCAAAAGTCTCAGCAAGTCTTGACAGAGTCTTCTAATAAGTTGAACTCTTGGTCCACCTCTGGTGAACATAGTCATACATTCGATGGCCAGTCTCCTTTGTGTAGCTCTCCCTATTCATTTAAGCATCTTGAGTCCCCTTCACCCACTCTTAGTTCTTTCCGAAGAAAGTTTCATCTTGGCAACTGTGAATATGATCAACTTTCTGCTCCTAAGGTAACCAGTTCCCAAAAGGTAAAAGCAGTGCACAAAGAGAAATCAAAACCTCCTTCCTCCTCGCAATCTGCACCACACCCTTCTGCCAAATCTCAATTAGGCTCTGTAAGGATTCAAGATCGCAGAACTACACACCTTGGGCGATCAGTATTGATGGAGCAAGAAAGACTCAAATACAAGTGCCATAGAAAAGGTCACAATTGCTTCAGCCATGATAAGGTTAAAGGACATACACACAAATGTAAGAAGAAGTATCTTCAACTCAGGGCTAAAAGGCAAGACCCTGCCTTCCAGGCTGAGATTGAGGAGTTAGTGGTCAGACTTAGTGAGATTCGTATTGTGCATCATATTTCATCACGAGGGTGTGGCGATGAAGCAAAATCTGGCAGGAAGAGTGGGAAAGGGAAAGCTCATCCTCACGTTCTTCAGTGTCTACCACAAAACCTTCATCATCCCACCATGTTTCAAATCAACTTCAGTGGTTACTACTCCCCTCAGTCAGAATTTTCTCGTGACTCTCTGCATTATGTCGGAATGGCAGATTTTAAGAGGAACAATGGGTGTCCCTCTCAAGCCGGTGAACATATTGTCACACATTGCCCAGTAGTGCACAAACTTGGCTTCCCAATGTCAGGAGGCGGTTGTTACCATCCACCATACAAAATGCCACTCTCTACCACTTCACTTGGTTTTGGACTTTATAGGGGATACCCTCCATCTGCAACTATATACCCTTCGTCACCCTTTCTACCCTCTTATGTGCACCCCTACTCTAAAAATCCCATTTTAAGTCCATCAAAGTTCCATAAAAAGAAGCACAAGTTTCTGAGACGTGACTCTCTGCTTTTTGGCGGGAAGCCACAGGGGGCATATGCTAATGTAACATCTCATTCCCCTAGTGACTGGTTCAGTAGAAATAGCTGGCAAAGAGAAGACAGCAGAGATCAGGCTAGTGAGAAACGGTTTGTGGATGATTGGCttagagaaagagaaggaaaagagAGTTTACTAGGACAAAGTAATCTCAGAAAAGACCATTTCAGAAGGGGCACGGCCTCAAATTCTCCCTGTTCTTCCTCAACACCCTCAAAACAAGCAGACAAACACAAAACCTCACCACTTTCATATATAGGACCTGCACATCTGAGACCGGTATCAAAACTTAGGTGGGCAGAGCATCAGCAGCCAtggaggtggagagagagcaCTCAGGTAGAGCCGGGGAACAGGGTTTTAAACAAAGGAGCTGGGTCGGGGTAccaggaggatgatgatgaaggtgaCGAAGACCTATCATCACCTCCCCTAGGAGACAGAGCCATCCACCATCATTCTTTCCTGAGGAACCCCAATCTTGCTAGTAGCGCGTACAGTCAAATGACAGCTCAAAGGAGGATTGGTGAAGTTCAGTCTGCTTCAAGGAACTTAATGAGACCTGGAAGCTCATTGATGACCAATTGCTCAGCTGGAGGCATAAGGACATCAG AGAGCTTCCAGCCTGGCGGCACACTCTTCTCCGAGCACTTCTCTGCCAGTCCCCCTCTTAATGAACGTCAagagagaggaggaagagagaaaAGACCCAACATCAGCAAAACACACTTTCAGACCAACGATACCAGGCCTTTTTCCTCATGTAACACCTCCAAAGTCAGCCTCTCTCATTtatataattctaaaaatatGACGGTAACCAAAAGTAAACTGAAACATGTCAGAAAGCCTCTGAAGAAGAAGACTCCCAAAGGTCAAGAGGTCACAGGAAGTGAGGTGAAGAGAAGAGGACGAGGTCGACCAAGAAAAAACCCTGCACCGTGCTTTTCTCCACCTTTCCCTGCTACACCTTTACGTCATGAAGCCGGAGAGTCTCCTTGGAAACGTAAAAAAGGTGAAAGAGATGACTACACAGTACTCAGTGCGATTGAGTCCATGGCTCAacatgagaaaaagaaaagaaggaaagaaagagatgAAACGAGGAGCAGTGAAGCACAGGTAGATGAAGACGAAGACACAGGTCCGAGCCAAGAGCCGTCACAGTTGCACGTCAACACATCCTCACCTTCCCAGGATCCATCAGTGTCTGTAATCAGCCAGTCAGAGAAGAGGTCTGATGTGGAAGCTGAAAAGAAATATGAGTGGGCGGGGCTTTACTCTGATGTGTATAAAAGCGAGAA CCCCACGAGTCTGTTTTCTCCAGTACACACAGACTGCCTTGACTATGATCCTGAAGAACATGAGCACGGTCTACTTCCTGCACCTATACAC ggaAGTATCTGA